The following is a genomic window from Vicinamibacteria bacterium.
CCCACGCGATCTGGCAAGTCCAGAACATCTCCGAGCGTAAGGAGCGCGAGGACCAACTCGCGTATCTGGTCGACCACGACTACTTGACCGGCTTGTTCAACCGGCGCCGCTTCGAACAGGAACTGGTCAAAGAAGCCCACCGAACCGCACGTTACGGCTTCTCGAGCGCCCTGATCCTTGCCGATCTCGACCACTTCAAGGACGTCAACGACGCTCTGGGCCACGAGACGGGTGACGAGCTGCTCCAGGCCGTGGCCGAAACTCTTAGGCATCGAATCCGCCAGACGGACGTTCTGGCCCGGGTAGGCGGTGACGAATTCGCGGTCCTTCTACCGCAGACCGGAACCGATCAGGCCCTGACCGTCGCCGAGAACATCGTCGAGAGCCTGCGTCAGCGCGTTGTGGTCGACGGTGAACGGTCGATCCGCGTCACCGCCAGTGTGGGGGTGGCGTTGTTCGAGGGCCTCAACGCGGCCGAGCTGATGCCCCACGCCGACCTCGCCATGTACGAGGCCAAGGCGGCGGGGCGAGATCGCATCGCCATGTACCCACCCGCTTCCGACCGTAAAACCAAGGAGCCTGTCCGTGTAACCCGTCGGCTCGCCGCGCCTGGACGCGCCGGGCTCCGTGAGGCGGAGCGCATCCGTGGGGCCCTCGCCGCAGACGCCGTTTTGCTCTACGGCCAACCCGTCCTCGATCTCGAAGACAACGAGGTCCGGCGGTACGAGCTCGTGTTGAGACTCCCCGGCAAGAGGAGGGGCAATCTACTCTCGCCCCCGTACTTGGTCGATAAAGCCGAGGGGAATCGCCTGGGCTCGGCCATCGCTTGCTGGGCCATCCGCAAGGCGATCGCAACCATCGCAGAGTATGAGCGGGCCGAGCGCATGCTAGTGCTCCACGCCAGGCTCTCGGGCGCGACTCTCAATCCAGAGGTCACGAGGGTCATCGAGACCGCGCTGATCCAGTCCGGGATCGACCCCGCTTCTCTCGTCTTGGAGCTGACCGATACGAAAGCGATCGCTAGCCTCGAGCAGGTCAGGACCTGCACGCAGCGCCTGCGCGCCTATGGATGCCAGCTCGTCCTGGACGATTTTCCCAACGGCTGCGGTTCCTTCTACTACGTCAAGAACCTGCCCTTCGACTACGTGAAGATCGATGGCGACTTTATCCGCGGAATCGCGGAGAATCTCGAGGACCGGGTGGTCGTCGAGGCCATCGTCGACATCGCCCGAGGGCTCGGGAAGAAGACCATTGCCGAGCGCGTAGCCGACGATGCGACAGCGAGCGTCCTTCGTCAGAGCGGCGTCGACCACGCACTCGGCGACTACGTCGGGCAGGCTAGCCTCCTGACCGAAGTACTCGCCCAGTCGAGCAGTGCTAGCGATTCAGTGAAGTGATGCATGTCGGGAGCAGGAAGAGCCAATAGGATTTCGTTGAACACTTTTCCTTGATTTACGGTTTGTTCTCGCGCTCGGCACGGCGAGATCTTGCGGAAACGGAGCCCCGACACACCGTCCCTGATGCGAACTGGGCATCACAAGCTTTTCAGAAACTGGGCAAGACGTTTACAAGGGTCTCGACCCAGAACGGAGTTCATCGTCCCGAATTGGTGGTCACTCTCCGACTCCCCGATGCGCCGGAAAGGATCGTAACTTCCGTGCCGCGCTCCAGGTCGAGACGGTCGCGGCCCTCGAGGATCACCGTGCCCGCGCCGCCGCCCGCACCGATGGCCGCGCCAATGGCCGCGCCTTTGCCACCACCGGCGATCGCGCCGATGAGGGCGCCGATACCTGCGCCGATAGCACCCCGTTGAACGGTTTCTTGGGTCCGGCTGTCTTGCTCGACCGTGCCCTCATTATTTACGCTGAACGTTAGTCCATCAGGCGTCCGGACACTCTCGATCACCCCGTCGAAATCGTGGGTAACACCATCGCGCAGACGAATGGTCTCAAAACCGAGTGACATCTCTGAGCGACCGCTGAAGCGCCCCGAGCCGTTTACCCGGTTGACGAAACCGCCGATGACCGCATCCTGATATTGCGATGGACTGCGAATCGTCAATGTAAAACGGTCACCTTCACGGGCGTTCTCTGTGCTCAGCGCATCGTTCAGCGTTGCCACCAATCGAGTGCCATTGGGCACCGGCCCATGACCGGCCTCGGAGTCGGCGGTGACGGAATCCCCCAGTATCCAGGTATAGAGATCCCACTCGGCCTGGTCCGATGACTTTCGATAGAAGCTTTCGACCGTAACCGGTTGAGCGAGCTCCGCGTCATAGATGTGGCGTGTCAGTCGCAGATTGCGCCCGTCGTTCATCGGCTCGAACGTAACGCTGTAGTCATTTCCCCAATTCCCGGTCGTAGCCACTACTAACTGATCCCCGTAAAGGGTGGCGCGGGTAGTGATGGTGCTCCCGTCAGATGCCCGCTCGGTGCGGGCGCGGCCGTCCGCCTCGAACTCGACCCGCCGTGCGCGCGATGAGGCCATCTGGACGTGATTCTCGTTCCGGTCGATAGCAATCACGTCCGGCGCTTTCAGCCGGTTTATGAGGCTTTGGTAGGTAGCTTGCCGCCGGTCGGAAGAAACGGTGCGAGCGGCCTTTTCAGCTGCCTGACGCGGATCGTCGCCTCTGTTCCTCTCCAGTCGATACGTCCCCGTCAGGCGATGATAGAGCCCC
Proteins encoded in this region:
- a CDS encoding EAL domain-containing protein, with the translated sequence MQTARNSHPQPPESTRSASAPKPIPSVLTGQRPEQGNGGRSDESPKDASSWSQCAFDHAPIGMALVDIGGCFLEVNAALCRITGYSRDELMATNFRALTHSEDIDLEDQPARDLLSGRVASYALEKRYRHHQGHYVWMLVTVALVRDEQGQPSHAIWQVQNISERKEREDQLAYLVDHDYLTGLFNRRRFEQELVKEAHRTARYGFSSALILADLDHFKDVNDALGHETGDELLQAVAETLRHRIRQTDVLARVGGDEFAVLLPQTGTDQALTVAENIVESLRQRVVVDGERSIRVTASVGVALFEGLNAAELMPHADLAMYEAKAAGRDRIAMYPPASDRKTKEPVRVTRRLAAPGRAGLREAERIRGALAADAVLLYGQPVLDLEDNEVRRYELVLRLPGKRRGNLLSPPYLVDKAEGNRLGSAIACWAIRKAIATIAEYERAERMLVLHARLSGATLNPEVTRVIETALIQSGIDPASLVLELTDTKAIASLEQVRTCTQRLRAYGCQLVLDDFPNGCGSFYYVKNLPFDYVKIDGDFIRGIAENLEDRVVVEAIVDIARGLGKKTIAERVADDATASVLRQSGVDHALGDYVGQASLLTEVLAQSSSASDSVK